One bacterium genomic region harbors:
- a CDS encoding zinc ABC transporter substrate-binding protein codes for MLKTIALTLLSVLLVSCSGKSGAPSQKLNVVCTVGMITDIARTVAGDKADVTGLMGAGVDPHLYKVSHGDVEKLSNADLVLYNGLHLEGKMADVLVQMARERAVVPVTRDIPDSLLREPPEFDGHYDPHVWMDPLLWSYCIHTIADELTKLRPQFAEEFSQRADSLVSVCQMIHQVGRSLFDSIPKEQRVLITAHDAFGYFGRAFDVEVHGLQGISTATEYGVADVTNLVEMITTRKVRAVFVESSVPTKPLEAVIAGCQSRGHEVKIGGTLFSDAMGEPGTPEGTYPGMIRHNITTIHEALK; via the coding sequence ATATTGAAAACAATTGCGCTCACGCTGTTGTCCGTTCTGCTTGTGTCATGCAGCGGCAAGTCAGGTGCACCGTCACAGAAATTGAATGTCGTTTGCACCGTAGGCATGATCACCGACATAGCACGAACGGTCGCCGGGGACAAGGCCGATGTGACCGGGTTGATGGGTGCGGGCGTTGACCCGCATCTCTATAAGGTAAGCCACGGTGATGTGGAGAAGCTTTCAAACGCCGACCTTGTGCTCTATAACGGGCTGCATTTGGAAGGCAAGATGGCCGATGTACTGGTGCAAATGGCGCGGGAGCGAGCCGTGGTTCCGGTCACACGCGATATTCCGGATTCTCTATTGCGCGAACCGCCGGAATTTGACGGACACTATGACCCGCATGTGTGGATGGATCCGCTGCTCTGGTCGTACTGTATTCACACGATTGCGGATGAGTTGACGAAGCTGCGGCCGCAGTTTGCAGAGGAATTCTCTCAGCGCGCGGATTCATTGGTATCCGTCTGTCAAATGATACATCAGGTGGGACGCTCGCTGTTTGACAGCATTCCGAAGGAGCAGCGAGTGTTGATTACGGCTCATGACGCATTCGGCTACTTCGGCAGAGCCTTTGACGTGGAAGTGCACGGCTTGCAAGGCATTTCCACGGCCACCGAATATGGCGTGGCGGATGTCACGAATCTTGTCGAAATGATAACGACGCGCAAGGTGCGCGCAGTGTTTGTGGAATCGAGCGTACCGACGAAACCCCTTGAAGCGGTGATTGCGGGATGTCAATCACGAGGCCATGAAGTGAAAATTGGCGGGACGCTGTTCAGCGACGCCATGGGCGAGCCG